The Mobula birostris isolate sMobBir1 chromosome 14, sMobBir1.hap1, whole genome shotgun sequence genome includes a region encoding these proteins:
- the LOC140209697 gene encoding membrane protein FAM174B-like isoform X2 yields the protein MGNVEPEGSPCRSQASGSVICCWLFALVLLLVPPTLSSFNPRTSGFNKSVASTEPGHNGTATSVSNVLGSVRSLLRQFPALEGLVLASCAVALLLVIWLMVKMFRSRRRLRKTRKYDIITTPAEKVEMTPLNEENDDDEDATVLDVKYSR from the exons ATGGGGAACGTTGAGCCGGAGGGATCGCCGTGCCGGTCCCAGGCCTCGGGGTCCGTAATATGCTGTTGGCTCTTCGCGTTGGTGTTGCTGCTGGTGCCGCCGACGTTGTCATCGTTCAACCCCCGTACCTCGGGTTTTAACAAGAGTGTCGCATCCACCGAACCCGGGCACAACGGCACTGCCACATCCGTCAGTAACGTCTTGGGTAGCGTGAGATCTCTGCTGCGACAGTTCCCGGCCCTCGAGGGCCTGGTGCTAGCGTCCTGCGCCGTGGCTTTACTGCTGGTCATCTGGCtgatggtcaagatgttcag GTCTAGAAGAAGACTCAGGAAAACAAGGAAATATGACATTATTACAACACCAGCAGAAAAAGTGGAAATGACACCACTTAATGAAGAAAATGACGATGATGAAGATGCAACAGTGCTTGACGTGAAATACAGCAG GTGA
- the LOC140209697 gene encoding membrane protein FAM174B-like isoform X1, with protein MGNVEPEGSPCRSQASGSVICCWLFALVLLLVPPTLSSFNPRTSGFNKSVASTEPGHNGTATSVSNVLGSVRSLLRQFPALEGLVLASCAVALLLVIWLMVKMFRSRRRLRKTRKYDIITTPAEKVEMTPLNEENDDDEDATVLDVKYSRVPCTILI; from the exons ATGGGGAACGTTGAGCCGGAGGGATCGCCGTGCCGGTCCCAGGCCTCGGGGTCCGTAATATGCTGTTGGCTCTTCGCGTTGGTGTTGCTGCTGGTGCCGCCGACGTTGTCATCGTTCAACCCCCGTACCTCGGGTTTTAACAAGAGTGTCGCATCCACCGAACCCGGGCACAACGGCACTGCCACATCCGTCAGTAACGTCTTGGGTAGCGTGAGATCTCTGCTGCGACAGTTCCCGGCCCTCGAGGGCCTGGTGCTAGCGTCCTGCGCCGTGGCTTTACTGCTGGTCATCTGGCtgatggtcaagatgttcag GTCTAGAAGAAGACTCAGGAAAACAAGGAAATATGACATTATTACAACACCAGCAGAAAAAGTGGAAATGACACCACTTAATGAAGAAAATGACGATGATGAAGATGCAACAGTGCTTGACGTGAAATACAGCAG ggtaccatgcacaattctgatttga